One genomic region from Harpia harpyja isolate bHarHar1 chromosome 1, bHarHar1 primary haplotype, whole genome shotgun sequence encodes:
- the RNF152 gene encoding E3 ubiquitin-protein ligase RNF152: METLSQDSLLECQICFNYYSPRRRPKLLDCKHTCCSVCLQQMRTSQKDLRCPWCRGITKLPPGYSVSQLPDDPEVIAVIAIPHTSEHTPVFIKLPSNGCYMLPLPLSKERALLPGDIGCRLLPGGQQKSLAVVTIPAEQQPLQGGLPAEGGAEEPDRRGIVKSSTWSGVCTVILVACVLVFLLGIVLHNMSCISKRFTVISCG, encoded by the coding sequence ATGGAGACCCTGTCCCAGGACTCTCTGCTGGAGTGCCAGATTTGCTTCAACTACTACAGCCCCCGCCGGCGGCCCAAGCTGCTGGACTGCAAGCACACCTGCTGCTCCGTGTGCCTGCAGCAGATGAGGACCAGCCAGAAGGACCTGCGTTGCCCCTGGTGCCGCGGGATCACCAAGCTGCCGCCGGGGTACTCCGTGTCGCAGCTGCCCGATGACCCTGAGGTGATCGCCGTCATCGCAATCCCCCACACCTCGGAGCACACCCCCGTCTTCATCAAACTCCCCAGCAATGGATGCTACATGCTGCCCTTGCCCCTCTCCAAGGAGAGGGCGCTACTGCCGGGAGACATTGGCTGCCGCCTCCTGCCCGGCGGCCAGCAGAAGTCCTTGGCGGTGGTGACGATCCCGGCGGAGCAGCAGCCGCTGCAGGGTGGCCTTCCCGCCgaggggggagcagaggagccGGACCGGAGAGGCATTGTGAAAAGCTCCACCTGGTCGGGGGTTTGCACTGTGATCCTGGTGGCCTGCGTCCTGGTCTTTCTCCTGGGCATCGTCCTCCACAACATGTCATGCATTTCCAAGCGCTTCACGGTGATCTCCTGCGGCTGA